In Tripterygium wilfordii isolate XIE 37 chromosome 23, ASM1340144v1, whole genome shotgun sequence, one genomic interval encodes:
- the LOC119993246 gene encoding uncharacterized protein LOC119993246, giving the protein MNDQSQIQMMNQQPPPHPVQSQMLNQQSQMMSQNPQVLNPIPPQILSQSQAMNQHPQMMNPVQSQMLNQIAQSQGMNQPMMMNRSYMPWPKQDPSMKYQNPLMNPGFVPSKPRSNWKGKKGITDKRKEQRRSDKPFPIIPNNASKSGPGGSGGYKPPTLHELQSQNRLKARKFYPNKKFNNRFAPYAPRNTTSFIIRAKKAGGIAELVSPCPVTPAVLPTPMFSPSREVLGDMAKEEWGVDGYGSMKGLIRLRSSPGNEDDEEEEGGGSSESDVEEHVEVERRLDHDLSRFEMIYPNYGGMEYHNVLENRVDDQDSHITQLEEENLTLKERLFLMEREMGELRRRLLALERRGRVVQDVNEGVVENLSEENESEGGGSDVGDNNEAFIYASGSGEGQSVHIDTKELVKGVGNVCTEEFVPNEMDVKNDVSKDEVAGNEFGPVKVISNKDEAAVENSKEDGMEA; this is encoded by the coding sequence ATGAACGATCAGTCTCAGATCCAAATGATGAACCAGCAGCCGCCGCCTCATCCAGTACAGTCGCAGATGTTGAACCAGCAATCTCAAATGATGTCACAGAATCCTCAGGTACTGAATCCGATTCCGCCGCAGATATTGAGCCAATCACAGGCGATGAACCAGCATCCTCAGATGATGAATCCGGTACAGTCTCAGATGCTGAACCAGATAGCGCAGTCGCAGGGTATGAATCAACCTATGATGATGAATCGTAGCTACATGCCATGGCCGAAGCAAGACCCCAGCATGAAGTACCAAAACCCGCTGATGAATCCAGGTTTCGTACCCTCCAAGCCGAGAAGCAACTGGAAGGGCAAGAAGGGAATCACTGACAAGCGCAAGGAGCAAAGAAGATCAGACAAACCATTCCCGATTATCCCCAATAATGCCTCCAAAAGTGGTCCAGGAGGCAGTGGAGGGTATAAGCCCCCTACTCTTCACGAATTACAGTCTCAAAATCGCTTAAAGGCACGAAAATTCTACCCTAACAAGAAATTTAATAATAGATTCGCACCTTATGCACCTAGGAACACGACTTCATTTATTATTCGTGCAAAGAAGGCTGGCGGTATTGCGGAGCTAGTTTCACCTTGTCCTGTGACACCTGCGGTGCTGCCTACACCCATGTTCTCACCATCTAGGGAGGTTTTAGGTGACATGGCAAAGGAAGAGTGGGGGGTTGATGGTTATGGGTCAATGAAGGGGTTGATCAGGCTGAGGTCTTCACCGGGAAATGAggatgatgaggaggaagagGGAGGAGGGTCGAGTGAAAGTGATGTAGAAGAGCATGTGGAAGTGGAGAGGAGATTAGACCATGATTTGAGCCGGTTTGAGATGATATATCCAAATTACGGGGGTATGGAGTATCACAATGTGTTGGAGAATAGGGTGGATGATCAGGATTCCCATATAACGCAATTGGAGGAGGAGAATTTGACATTGAAGGAGAGGCTGTTTTTGATGGAGAGGGAGATGGGGGAATTAAGGAGGAGGTTGCTGGCCTTAGAGAGGCGTGGTCGGGTAGTTCAGGATGTGAACGAGGGGGTGGTGGAAAACTTGTCTGAAGAGAATGAGAGTGAGGGAGGAGGATCAGATGTTGGTGATAATAATGAGGCGTTTATTTATGCTTCTGGGAGTGGGGAAGGACAGAGTGTTCATATCGACACAAAAGAATTAGTCAAAGGTGTTGGGAATGTTTGTACGGAAGAGTTTGTACCAAAtgagatggatgtgaagaacgACGTCAGTAAAGATGAAGTAGCAGGAAATGAGTTTGGACCAGTTAAAGTGATTTCGAACAAGGATGAGGCAGCAGTGGAGAATTCTAAAGAAGATGGAATGGAGGCGTAG
- the LOC119993282 gene encoding callose synthase 3, whose protein sequence is MSSRAGSEQSPQTQRRITRTQTAGNLGESIFDSEVVPSSLVEIAPILRVANEVESSNPRVAYLCRFYAFEKAHKLDPTSSGRGVRQFKTALLQRLERENDPTLMGRGKKSDAREMQTFYQHYYKKYIQALQNAVDKADRAQLTKAYQTANVLFEVLKAVNMNQSIEVDREILEAQDKVAEKTQIYVPYNILPLDPDSANQAIMRYPEIQAAVVALRNTRGLPWPKDYKKKKDEDILDWLQAMFGFQKDNVANQREHLILLLANVHIRQFPKPDQQPKLDDRALTEVMKKLFKNYKKWCKYLDRKSSLWLPTIQQEVQQRKLLYMGLYLLIWGEAANLRFMPECLCYIYHHMAFELYGMLAGNVSPMTGENVKPAYGGEDEAFLRKVVTPIYDVIAREAERSKRGRSKHSQWRNYDDLNEYFWSVDCFRLGWPMRADADFFGLPVEMLREKNGDSKPAFRDRLVGKVNFVEIRTFWHIFRSFDRMWSFLIICFQAMIIVAWNGSGQPSAIFEADVFKKVLSVFLTAAILKLGQSVLDVILSWKAQRVMSFNVKLRYILKVVSAAAWVVFLPVTYAYTWENPPGIAQTIKSWFGSSSSSPSWFILAIVIYLSPNMLAAVLFLFPFIRRFLERSNYRIVMFMMWWSQPRLYVGRGMHESTLSLIKYTTFWVLLMVTKLAFSYYLEIKPLVGPTKAIMKVHITDFQWHEFFPRAKNNIGVVIALWAPIVLVYFMDTQIWYAIYSTIFGGIYGAFRRLGEIRTLGMLRSRFQSLPGAFNDRLIPSEKSDSKKKGIKARFSRKFELPSNNEKAAARFAQLWNKIITSFREEDLISNREMDLLLVPYWADRDLDLMQWPPFLLASKIPIALDMAKDSNGKDKELRKRIEADDYMSCAVCECYASFKNIINFLVQGAREKQVIEFIFSEVDKRIEEGNLLSEYKMSALPSLYDHFVKLIKILSANKQEDRDQVVILFQDMLEVVTRDIMMEDQISGLVDSSHGGYGHEGMIPLEQQLFASSGAFRFPISPVTEAWKEKIKRLELLLTTKESAMDVPSNLEARRRISFFSNSLFMEMPEAPKVRNMLSFSVLTPYYTEEVLFSLSELEAENEDGVSILFYLQKIFPDEWTNFLERVNCKNEEQLKERDELEEELRLWASNRGQTLTRTVRGMMYYRKALELQAFLDMARDEDLLEGYKALELNSEDNSKGERSLLTQCQAVADMKFTYVVSCQLYGIHKRSGDARAQDILRLLTTYPSLRVAYIDEVEETSKDRSKKVNEKVYYSTLVKAALPKSASSSDPVQNLDQVIYRIKLPGPAILGEGKPENQNHAIIFTRGEGLQTIDMNQDNYMEEALKMRNLLQEFLKKHDGVRYPSILGLREHIFTGSVSSLAWFMSNQETSFVTIGQRLLAYPLKVRFHYGHPDVFERLFHLTRGGVSKASKVINLSEDIFAGFNSTLREGNVTHHEYIQVGKGRDVGLNQISMFEAKIANGNGEQTLSRDIYRLGHRFDFFRMLSCYFTTIGFYFSTLITVLTVYVFLYGRLYLVLSGLEERLYTQPAIRDNKPLQVALASQSFVQIGFLMALPMLMEIGLERGFRTALSEFVLMQLQLAPVFFTFSLGTKTHYYGRTLLHGGAKYRPTGRGFVVFHAKFADNYRLYSRSHFVKGIEMMILLLVYQIFGQPYRSAVAYVLITISMWFMVGTWLFAPFLFNPSGFEWQKIVDDWTDWNKWINNRGGIGVPPEKSWESWWEEEQEHLRYSGKRGIIAEILLSLRFFIYQYGLVYHLNIAKHTKSFLVYGVSWLVIFLILFVMKTVSIGRRKFSASFQLVFRLIKGMIFLTFVSILVTLIALPHMTVQDVIVCILAFMPTGWGMLLIAQACKPIVQRAGFWGSVRTLARGFEIAMGLLLFTPVAFLAWFPFVSEFQTRMLFNQAFSRGLQISRILGGQRKDKSSRNKE, encoded by the exons ATGTCGTCTCGAGCGGGGTCTGAGCAGTCTCCCCAGACGCAACGGCGGATCACACGGACACAGACTGCGGGGAATCTTGGGGAGTCCATATTTGACAGTGAAGTGGTACCATCATCCCTTGTTGAGATCGCCCCAATTCTCCGTGTGGCCAATGAAGTTGAATCGAGCAACCCACGAGTCGCTTATCTCT GCcgattttatgcttttgagaaggCGCATAAATTAGATCCCACTTCTAGCGGGCGAGGTGTTCGTCAATTTAAAACTGCCCTCCTTCAACGACTTGAAAGG GAGAATGATCCAACATTAATGGGAAGGGGTAAGAAAAGTGATGCACGAGAGATGCAGACTTTTTATCAACATTACTACAAGAAATATATTCAGGCTTTGCAAAATGCTGTGGATAAAGCTGATCG TGCACAGCTTACTAAGGCATACCAAACTGCAAATGTTCTCTTTGAGGTGTTGAAGGCAGTCAACATGAATCAGTCTATTGAAGTTGATCGTGAG ATATTGGAAGCCCAGGACAAAGTTGCAGAAAAGACACAGATCTATGTCCCTTACAACATCCTTCCTCTTGATCCTGATAGTGCAAATCAGGCAATAATGAGATATCCTGAG ATCCAAGCAGCTGTGGTTGCACTTCGTAATACCAGGGGTCTTCCATGGCCCAAGgactacaaaaagaaaaaagatgaagaCATTTTAGATTGGCTCCAAGCCATGTTTGGATTTCAG AAGGATAATGTGGCAAATCAAAGAGAGCACTTAATCTTGTTACTTGCAAATGTGCACATACGACAATTTCCAAAGCCTGACCAACAACCCAAG TTGGATGATCGTGCATTGACGGAAGTGATGAAAAAACTTTTCAAGAACTACAAAAAATGGTGCAAATACTTGGATAGAAAAAGTAGTCTTTG GCTGCCAACCATACAGCAGGAAGTCCAACAACGTAAATTGCTATATATGGGTCTGTATCTACTTATATGGGGGGAAGCTGCGAACTTGAGATTTATGCCTGAATGTCTTTGCTATATTTATCATCAT ATGGCGTTTGAGCTGTATGGTATGCTAGCTGGGAATGTCAGTCCCATGACAGGAGAGAATGTGAAACCTGCTTATGGAGGTGAAGATGAGGCTTTCTTGAGGAAAGTTGTTACTCCTATATACGATGTGATTGCAAGA GAAGCTGAAAGGAGCAAACGAGGAAGATCAAAGCATTCCCAGTGGAGGAACTATGACGATTTAAATGAATATTTCTG GTCAGTTGATTGTTTTCGACTGGGTTGGCCAATGCGTGCAGATGCTGATTTCTTTGGCCTGCCTGTTGAAATGCTCCGTGAAAAGAATGGG GATAGCAAGCCTGCTTTTAGAGATAGATTGGTTGGGAAAGTGAATTTTGTGGAGATACGCACTTTCTGGCATATATTTAGAAGCTTTGATCGTATGTGGAGTTTTTTAATTATCTGCTTTCAG GCAATGATTATTGTTGCTTGGAACGGCTCTGGGCAACCAAGTGCAATCTTTGAAGCTGATGTATTCAAGAAAGTATTAAGTGTTTTTTTAACTGCTGCAATATTAAAGCTTGGCCAAT CTGTCCTTGATGTGATCCTTAGTTGGAAAGCACAGCGAGTTATGTCGTTCAATGTTAAGTTAAGATACATCTTGAAGGTTGTTTCAGCTGCTGCGTGGGTGGTATTTTTACCAGTCACTTATGCTTATACTTGGGAGAATCCTCCAGGAATAGCTCAAACCATCAAAAGTTGGTTTGGCAGTAGTTCAAGTTCACCTTCATGGTTTATTTTGGCTATCGTAATCTACTTGTCACCAAATATGCTTGCTGCAGTATTATTTCTTTTTCCCTTCATTCGGCGATTTCTTGAGAGATCAAACTATAGGATTGTGATGTTCATGATGTGGTGGTCACAG CCACGGCTCTATGTCGGAAGGGGAATGCATGAGAGCACTCTTTCTCTGATAAA GTATACAACATTTTGGGTTCTTCTGATGGTAACAAAGTTGGCATTCAGTTACTATTTAGAG ATAAAGCCATTAGTTGGTCCGACAAAAGCTATTATGAAAGTTCATATAACTGATTTCCAGTGGCATGAATTCTTTCCCCGTG CTAAGAACAATATTGGCGTGGTGATTGCACTATGGGCACCAATTGTTCTT GTTTATTTTATGGATACTCAGATTTGGTACGCCATATATTCCACGATATTTGGAGGAATTTATGGTGCATTTCGCCGTCTTGGAGAG ATACGAACATTGGGAATGCTTAGGTCTCGATTTCAGTCATTGCCTGGTGCTTTTAATGACCGTTTAATTCCATCTGAGAAAAGTGATTCAAAGAAGAAAGGAATCAAGGCCAGGTTTTCACGAAAATTTGAG CTTCCATCTAACAATGAGAAAGCGGCTGCAAGATTTGCACAGTTGTGGAACAAAATAATTACAAGTTTTAGAGAGGAAGATCTCATAAGCAATAG GGAAATGGATTTGTTACTTGTTCCCTATTGGGCTGATCGTGATCTTGACCTTATGCAGTGGCCTCCTTTTTTACTTGCTAGCAAG ATCCCGATAGCATTAGACATGGCCAAGGACAGTAATGGCAAAGATAAGGAGCTGAGAAAGAGAATTGAGGCGGATGACTACATGTCATGTGCTGTATGTGAATGCTATGCTTCATTCAAAAATATCATTAATTTCTTGGTTCAAGGGGCCCGCGAAAAACA GGTCATTGAGTTCATATTTTCTGAAGTAGATAAACGCATAGAAGAAGGCAACCTTCTGAGTGAATACAAGATGAGTGCTCTCCCTAGCCTTTATGACCACTTTGTTAAGCTCATCAAAATTCTG TCAGCTAATAAACAGGAGGACAGGGATCAAGTAGTTATTCTTTTCCAAGACATGCTAGAGGTTGTGACTAGAGACATTATGATGGAGGACCAAATATCTGG TTTGGTAGATTCTAGCCATGGTGGATATGGACATGAGGGGATGATCCCCCTGGAACAACAGCTTTTTGCATCCTCTGGAGCTTTTAGGTTCCCAATTTCTCCCGTGACAGAAGCTTGGAAGGAGAAG ATTAAACGTCTTGAGCTATTGCTTACAACAAAGGAATCTGCCATGGATGTTCCATCGAACTTAGAAGCCAGGAGGCGTATTTCTTTCTTCTCAAATTCTTTATTTATGGAAATGCCTGAGGCACCTAAAGTCCGCAATATGCTTTCTTTCTC TGTATTGACTCCATACTACACTGAAGAGGTTCTCTTCTCTTTGAGTGAATTGGAAGCAGAAAATGAAGATGGTGTTTCAATACTCTTTTATTTGCAAAAAATCTTcccag ATGAGTGGACAAATTTTCTTGAGCGAGTAAACTGCAAAAATGAAGAACAACTTAAAGAAAGGGATGAATTAGAGGAAGAGCTTCGTCTATGGGCATCAAATAGGGGTcaaactttgacaagaacag TAAGAGGTATGATGTACTATCGAAAGGCTTTGGAGCTTCAGGCTTTCCTTGATATGGCCAGGGATGAAG ATTTGTTGGAAGGTTATAAAGCCTTGGAATTAAATTCCGAGGATAACTCAAAAGGGGAGAGGTCACTGTTGACACAGTGTCAAGCAGTTGCTGACATGAAATTTACATATGTGGTGTCATGCCAGCTTTATGGCATTCACAAGCGCTCTGGTGATGCTCGAGCACAGGACATTCTGAGGCTTCTGACAAC ATACCCATCCCTCCGTGTTGCATACATCGATGAAGTTGAAGAAACCAGCAAAGACAGGTCCAAAAAAGTCAACGAAAAGGTGTATTATTCTACTCTTGTGAAGGCTGCTCTTCCAAAATCTGCCAGTTCTTCAGATCCAGTGCAAAATTTGGATCAG GTTATCTATCGAATAAAACTTCCAGGTCCAGCGATCCTGGGTGAGGGAAAACCGGAAAATCAGAACCATGCCATTATTTTCACACGAGGAGAAGGCTTGCAAACAATAGATATGAACCAG GATAACTATATGGAGGAAGCCCTAAAAATGAGGAACCTGCTACAAGAATTTCTTAAAAAGCATGATGGAGTGAGGTATCCTTCAATACTTGGTCTTAGGGAGCATATATTCACGGGAAG TGTCTCTTCTCTTGCATGGTTCATGTCAAACCAGGAGACAAGTTTTGTAACTATTGGTCAGAGACTGTTGGCCTACCCTCTGAA GGTTCGTTTCCACTATGGGCATCCCGATGTTTTTGAGAGGCTCTTCCACCTCACTAGAGGAGGTGTTTCTAAAGCATCCAAGGTTATCAATTTGAGTGAAGACATATTTGCTG GGTTCAATTCTACACTTCGTGAAGGTAATGTTACTCACCATGAATACATACAAGTCGGGAAGGGCAGGGATGTGGGTCTCAATCAGATATCTATGTTTGAGGCGAAAATTGCTAATGGCAATGGAGAACAAACACTTAGTCGAGATATATACAGACTTGGTCATCGTTTCGACTTTTTCAGAATGTTGTCCTGCTATTTCACAACAATTGGTTTCTACTTCAGTACTCTG ATTACTGTCCTCACTGTGTATGTGTTCCTTTATGGCCGCCTCTATCTCGTTCTTAGTGGTCTAGAAGAAAGGTTGTATACTCAGCCAGCAATTCGGGACAATAAGCCTCTTCAAGTTGCTCTTGCTTCTCAATCTTTTGTTCAAATAGGATTTTTGATGGCCTTGCCTATGTTGATGGAAATAGGCCTGGAAAGAGGCTTCCGTACTGCACTTAGTGAATTTGTATTGATGCAGTTACAACTGGCGCCAgtttttttcacattttctctTGGAACAAAAACCCACTATTACGGAAGGACATTACTTCATGGAGGTGCAAAATATAGGCCTACAGGTCGAGGGTTTGTGGTCTTTCATGCAAAGTTTGCTGACAACTATAGGCTTTACTCCCGTAGCCACTTTGTGAAGGGTATTGAAATGATGATTCTACTTCTTGTGTACCAAATTTTTGGCCAGCCTTATCGAAGTGCAGTTGCATATGTCTTGATCACTATATCTATGTGGTTTATGGTTGGAACCTGGCTGTTTGCTCCCTTCTTGTTCAATCCTTCTGGTTTTGAGTGGCAGAAGATTGTTGATGATTGGACTGACTGGAACAAGTGGATAAATAATCGGGGTGGTATAGGTGTGCCACCAGAAAAAAGTTGGGAATCTTGGTGGgaagaagagcaagaacatCTGCGTTACTCTGGGAAACGTGGTATCATAGCTGAGATATTGTTGTCTCTAAGATTCTTTATCTATCAGTATGGGCTTGTATATCATCTGAATATAGCCAAACACACCAAAAGTTTTCTG GTCTATGGCGTATCATGGCTGGTTATCTTCCTAATATTGTTCGTGATGAAG ACGGTGTCCATTGGAAGGCGAAAATTTAGTGCAAGTTTTCAACTCGTGTTCCGGCTGATCAAGGGAATGATATTCTTAACTTTTGTTTCCATTCTAGTTACATTGATTGCACTTCCACATATGACGGTCCAGGACGTCATCGTATGCATTCTAGCTTTCATGCCAACTGGTTGGGGAATGCTTCTG ATTGCACAAGCTTGCAAACCTATTGTTCAGCGAGCCGGGTTTTGGGGATCTGTTCGGACCCTCGCACGAGGTTTTGAGATTGCTATGGGTTTGCTTCTCTTCACCCCAGTAGCGTTCCTGGCCTGGTTTCCATTTGTTTCCGAATTCCAGACTCGCATGCTGTTCAACCAAGCTTTCAGCAGAGGTTTGCAGATTTCTCGTATTCTGGGAGGGCAACGGAAGGATAAATCTTCCCGTAACAAGGAGTAA